One window of the Thermococcus sp. P6 genome contains the following:
- a CDS encoding cation diffusion facilitator family transporter has product MLFSVLLNFTITVAEVVGGILSGSLALLSDSLHNFSDALSILASYVAMRIGERERNEKYTFGYRRAEILVAFVNSAILVGVVVFLLVEAYKRFMNPNPIHGSLMLGVALIGLFANLISVLLLHEHSHENINVRSAYLHLLTDTLSSVAVVIGGIAIMVWNVLWLDPLITVAISLYILKEGFDILRETLEVLMEASPELDFEAIKREIESIPEVKNAHHFHAWRVGEKETHFECHVEVKDMPVSKAQEVIDKVEKLLGKYGVTHVTVQLECDRCEEKDVICGAEKTKNGAQGSPN; this is encoded by the coding sequence ATGCTCTTTTCAGTTTTATTAAACTTCACCATAACAGTTGCTGAAGTTGTAGGTGGAATCCTTTCGGGAAGTCTTGCCCTTCTAAGCGATTCCCTTCACAACTTCAGCGATGCCCTGAGCATTTTAGCGAGTTACGTTGCGATGAGAATCGGCGAAAGAGAAAGGAACGAAAAATACACATTTGGATACAGAAGAGCTGAGATTCTGGTGGCTTTTGTCAATTCCGCAATTCTCGTTGGAGTTGTAGTTTTTTTGCTCGTGGAGGCCTACAAGCGGTTCATGAACCCGAATCCGATCCACGGTTCCTTAATGCTTGGGGTTGCTCTGATAGGGCTTTTTGCGAATCTGATCTCCGTCCTTCTGCTTCATGAACACTCCCATGAGAACATAAACGTCCGCTCCGCTTACCTTCATCTCCTCACTGATACCCTGTCGTCCGTGGCCGTTGTAATCGGTGGAATCGCCATAATGGTCTGGAACGTTCTCTGGTTAGATCCCCTCATAACGGTTGCCATCTCACTCTACATCCTTAAGGAAGGATTTGACATACTCAGGGAGACCCTTGAGGTCCTCATGGAGGCCTCTCCGGAGCTTGATTTTGAGGCCATAAAAAGGGAAATAGAGAGCATTCCGGAGGTTAAGAACGCCCACCATTTCCATGCCTGGCGCGTTGGTGAAAAGGAAACCCACTTCGAGTGCCACGTTGAGGTAAAAGACATGCCCGTGAGCAAGGCGCAGGAGGTTATAGATAAGGTTGAAAAGCTCCTCGGGAAGTATGGGGTAACGCACGTGACGGTTCAGCTCGAGTGTGACAGGTGCGAGGAAAAGGATGTAATCTGCGGTGCTGAAAAAACAAAAAATGGGGCTCAGGGGTCACCGAATTAG